The genomic window tcgtCTTAACACTCATCCGTCGTCAGCCTTtggtttccttcctcccctcttgtTTAAATACTCCCGCCGGAGCATGTGATTGGTCCGCTGCTTTCGAGTTGAGTGGCTCTGGAGGGACCTGCCGCCTCTCCTTGCAATTCTAATCTGTAAACTCGTGTCACTAGGGACTACAGTTCTCGAGAAGTTTGGTGGCTCTGAGAAGAACCTTTGACTGTTTCGGGCAGGGACCGTGAGTGGTTAAACTCCTCACTTGCCCTTAGCTTTGTGGTGGCTCTCGGTCTTCTTGGGCAGCAGCACGGCCTGGATGTTGGGCAGGACGCCGCCCTGCGCGATGGTGACGCGGCCCAGCAGCTTGTTGAGCTCCTCGTCGTTGCGGATGGCCAGCTGCAGGTGGCGCGGGATGATGCGCGTCTTCTTGTTGTCGCGGGCCGCGTTGCCCGCCAGCTCCAGGATCTCGGCCGTCAGGTACTCCAGTACGGCCGCCAGGTACACCGGCGCGCCGGCCCCGACCCGCTCGGCGTAGTTGCCCTTGCGGAGCAGGCGGTGCACGCGCCCCACCGGGAA from Neofelis nebulosa isolate mNeoNeb1 chromosome 6, mNeoNeb1.pri, whole genome shotgun sequence includes these protein-coding regions:
- the LOC131515235 gene encoding histone H2A type 1-E-like produces the protein MGQKSAPSLNTCGRGTLGGKARAKAKTRSSRARLQFPVGRVHRLLRKGNYAERVGAGAPVYLAAVLEYLTAEILELAGNAARDNKKTRIIPRHLQLAIRNDEELNKLLGRVTIAQGGVLPNIQAVLLPKKTESHHKAKGK